A genomic region of Capnocytophaga canimorsus contains the following coding sequences:
- the accD gene encoding acetyl-CoA carboxylase, carboxyltransferase subunit beta, with protein sequence MAWFKRTAKGIQTSTEEKKDIPKGLWYKSPSGKIVDNDELTTNYFVSPEDGYHVRIGSNEYFQILFDNNEFTELDANLVSKDPLSFVDTKSYADRLKEAKKKTGLKDAVRTAVGKSKGEELVIACMDFAFIGGSMGSVVGEKISRAIDYAIKNRLPFLMISKSGGARMMEAALSLMQMAKTSVKLAQLDEAKLPYISLCTDPTTGGTTASYAMLGDINIAEPGALIGFAGPRVVKDTTGQDLPEGFQTAEFVLEHGFLDFIVNRKELKNKVNLYLDLVLNRPIR encoded by the coding sequence ATGGCTTGGTTTAAAAGAACAGCGAAAGGAATACAAACTTCTACAGAAGAGAAAAAGGATATTCCTAAAGGGTTATGGTATAAATCACCCAGCGGTAAAATTGTTGATAATGACGAGCTTACCACCAATTATTTTGTAAGTCCAGAAGATGGTTATCACGTACGAATAGGAAGTAATGAATATTTTCAGATATTATTTGATAATAATGAATTTACCGAGCTTGATGCAAATTTGGTTTCAAAAGACCCTTTGAGTTTTGTGGACACCAAATCGTACGCCGACCGATTGAAGGAAGCCAAAAAGAAAACAGGCTTGAAAGATGCCGTAAGAACTGCAGTAGGCAAATCAAAGGGCGAAGAATTAGTAATTGCTTGTATGGATTTTGCTTTCATCGGTGGCTCAATGGGAAGTGTGGTAGGCGAAAAAATATCAAGAGCTATTGATTATGCTATCAAAAACCGACTTCCATTTTTAATGATTTCAAAATCAGGAGGAGCTCGTATGATGGAGGCAGCACTTTCACTAATGCAAATGGCAAAAACTTCAGTAAAGTTAGCTCAACTTGATGAAGCAAAACTCCCTTACATATCCTTATGTACCGACCCAACTACTGGAGGAACAACAGCTTCTTATGCTATGCTTGGTGATATTAACATCGCCGAACCTGGTGCCTTGATTGGGTTTGCAGGACCGCGTGTAGTAAAAGACACTACCGGTCAAGACCTACCAGAAGGCTTCCAAACCGCTGAATTCGTTTTAGAACACGGATTTCTTGATTTTATAGTAAATCGTAAAGAGCTCAAAAACAAAGTTAATTTGTATCTGGATTTGGTACTAAACCGACCTATAAGGTAA